TATGTTTGTAGGATCCGTAGAGCTTGACCTGAAAAAATATAAAGGGTTGAGGAATCAACTCAACGTTATTAAAAAATAGGTATTTAATTTATTATTTTTGCGCACTTCACAATGAAACAAATTATTTACACATGAAATATCACATTCTGGCTGCATTATTATTTATAAATGCTTTTAGCGCTTTTTCAAAAGGCATAAAAATAAAAGGAGAATTATCTAATGCTTCTGAATATCAATACGTTTATTTGTATCAATATCTGGGCAGTGAGTTCCTGAAATATGATTCAACCGCTTTAAAGGAAGGCAAATTCTTATTCAAATACAAAAACAGGCTGCCAAGGGGTTTTTACAGGCTGGGAGTGAGTGATAAGCTTTCATTTAAGCTGATCATAGGGCAAGAAAATATGAGTATTCGGGCAGATGTAAAAGATATAAGTAATTCTATAAACATTACGGGTTCAAAAGAATATCCACTGTACGAGCAATATCAAACGCATTTTGATAATTACAATTCAGAACTTAAAAAAATAAACCAGCAGGTAGATAAGCTGAATATATTTAAGCTGAATAAGCCTGAATTATACAAAAGTCGTATGAAAATCCTGGATAAGCAACTGGATTCACTAAACGAAATGTTAAATCAATTTTTTCTGACCCTTTCAAAAAATGATGATGGATTATTCATGTCAAAAACAGGCGCTTTCCTTTATACCCCAGACAATACCACAAAAGAGATTTTTTTTACAAATATCGATCTCACTGACGAGGAGCTGTTAAGAGGAGATATGCTGCAGCAAAAAGTGGATGTTTATTTAGTACAATTTATTGAGAAGGAAAAATGGAAAGATGAAACGGACAATATTTTAAACCTGGCAAAGGGGGGGAGTAAAAGCAGGGAAGCTATTTATTCAGGCCTGGTGAATATCTATAGAAATGTTGAGGAAGATTACGCAAGAAAGCTTGCCAAAACATACTGCAGCGAATATCCCAAGTCTGCTATCGCTAAAAAAGTATTAGCCTCACTACCTAAAGGACAACCTGAAGTTGGAGAAGTGGCGCCTGAAATAACACTGCCTGATCTGGATGGAAAGATGGTTTCGCTATCCTCTACCAGGGGCAAAGTGGTATTGCTTGACTTTTGGGCATCATGGTGCGCACCATGTAGAAAATCAAATCCAGAAATTGTAAAAATATATCAAAAATTCAAAGATAAAGGCTTTACGGTATTTGGTGTGTCATTAGACAACCGGAAAGTGATGTGGGAAAAAGCCATTAAAAAACAAAAACTCACCTGGATTAACGTATCAGACCTGAAAGGCAGGCAAAATGCTGCAGCCAGGCTCTATAAAATATTTAAAACTCCCGCTACATTCCTGCTTGACGAAAAAGGAGTGATCGTAGCAAAAAACCTGCATAAAGAAGAGTTGGGAGAAAAGATTGAAAGCTTGTTGAAGAAATAAGCGCAGGGCGCATGGCGTTCTTTTGTAGAGACGTTGCATGCAACGTCTCTACAAAAGAACGCCATGCGCTCTGTGCCATGCGCTTTTTGGTCTAATAGACAAAAGTTGGTGCTTTTTATTAGTTAATAATTACAGGAGTTTTTAAGCGCCAACTTTTGTCCATTACTCCCGCTTTTTAAATCTGGGCTAAAATATCATCCACATATTCCCTCGTATTAGACAACCTAGGTACTTTATTCTGTCCGCCCAATTTGCCTCTCTTTTTCATCCATTTATAAAAAGTGCCTGCAGGAAGCTTGTGAATTACCGGCATTTGCAACGCCATGTCTTTGTATCGCTTGGCTTCGTAGTCTGAATTTACTTCCTTTAGCGTATTGTCAAGGATTATGGCAAACTCGTTGAGATCATGGGGCTCTTTTTCAAATTCTATGAGCCATTCGTGGCCGCCTCCTCCAGCCCCCCTACCTCCCGCAATGCTGGCCCGATGTCCACTGGACATCGTCCCCCCCAAAGGGGGGACTTTTCCATCGCTTTTGCTATCCCCTTTTCCTTTGGGAAGTGGGGTTGGGAAGTCCCCCCTTTGGGGGGATTTAGGGGGGCTTGGAGTTAGGGGGGGGCTTCTAAAATAAATTGGCGCAGCAGTATAATCGTTGAGCACCGCACCGGTTTCTTCACAAGCTTTGGTAATGGCAACTTCAGCATTATCTATGATGACCTCCTCACCAAATGCATTGATAAAATGTTTGGTACGGCCCGATACCTTGATCCGGTATGGTGATAATGAAGTAAACTTTATGGTATCTCCTATCAAATAGCGCCATAATCCGGCATTGGTGGAGATCACCAACGCATAATTTTTATCTAATTCCACTTCATCAAGATTCAATGTTTTGGGATGTTCTTTGTCCAATTCATCAATAGGAATGAATTCATAGAAAATACCATAATCCAGCATCAGCAGCATTTCATCTGAATCCAGCCTGTCCTGGATGGAAAAAAATCCTTCAGACGCACTATATATCTCCAGGTAATTCATTTTCTCTGA
The sequence above is drawn from the Cytophagales bacterium genome and encodes:
- a CDS encoding redoxin domain-containing protein — encoded protein: MKYHILAALLFINAFSAFSKGIKIKGELSNASEYQYVYLYQYLGSEFLKYDSTALKEGKFLFKYKNRLPRGFYRLGVSDKLSFKLIIGQENMSIRADVKDISNSINITGSKEYPLYEQYQTHFDNYNSELKKINQQVDKLNIFKLNKPELYKSRMKILDKQLDSLNEMLNQFFLTLSKNDDGLFMSKTGAFLYTPDNTTKEIFFTNIDLTDEELLRGDMLQQKVDVYLVQFIEKEKWKDETDNILNLAKGGSKSREAIYSGLVNIYRNVEEDYARKLAKTYCSEYPKSAIAKKVLASLPKGQPEVGEVAPEITLPDLDGKMVSLSSTRGKVVLLDFWASWCAPCRKSNPEIVKIYQKFKDKGFTVFGVSLDNRKVMWEKAIKKQKLTWINVSDLKGRQNAAARLYKIFKTPATFLLDEKGVIVAKNLHKEELGEKIESLLKK
- a CDS encoding GH3 auxin-responsive promoter family protein, whose product is MSSGHRASIAGGRGAGGGGHEWLIEFEKEPHDLNEFAIILDNTLKEVNSDYEAKRYKDMALQMPVIHKLPAGTFYKWMKKRGKLGGQNKVPRLSNTREYVDDILAQI